Within the Sulfurospirillum barnesii SES-3 genome, the region GTGTTATAATACCATACTAAAGATATACACTCACTTAATAATATAAAGGTAGTTTTATGGGTTTGAAAGCAGACAGTTGGATACGTGAAAAATCGCTTAAAGAGCGTATGATAGAGCCTTTTTGCGAAGAGCAAGTGGGCAAAGATGTGGTCAGTTACGGTGTGAGCAGTTATGGGTATGACATCCGCGTGGGACGTGAATTTAAAATCTTCACCAATGTTAATTCTACTGTGGTTGACCCCAAAGAATTTGACGATAAAAATGTGATTGATTTTACAGGAGATATTTGTATAGTTCCACCAAATTCGTTTGCGTTGGCACGCACGGTTGAGTACTTTAGAATCCCAAAAAATGTCCTTGCGATTTGTCTAGGGAAGAGTACCTATGCACGTTGTGGCATCATTGTAAATGTAACCCCATTTGAGCCAGAATTTGAAGGTCACATCACCATTGAAATTTCCAATACCACCCCGTTGCCTGCTAAAATTTATGCCAATGAAGGCATCGCACAAGTGCTCTTTTTAGAGGGTGATAGCGAATGTGAGACCACGTATAAAGACAAAAAAGGGAAATACCAAGGTCAAACAGGTATTACCTTGCCACGCATCTTAAAATAATTTTTCATGCCTTTACATGTAACGATTTTAACCGCTCAAAATGCCTTAGCTTTTGATGGCTTTTATGCCATCTACGCCAAGGCATTTCCTCCTAGCGAACAAAAGAGTAAAGAGACACTTTTCTCCATGCTTGAGGCTCCTTTTTACACCATTTATTTAGCGTATAATGACGAAGAAATTGTTGGCTTTTGTATTATCTTTCATCCTCAAAATACTGATTTTTTTCTTCTTGAATACATTGCCATTACTCCACACATTCAAGCCAAAGGCTTAGGCTCTTTTTTGCTAAAAAAAAGCATTGAATTGCTCTTTGATAAAGAGGGAATTCGCCCCATTCTCATTGAAATAGACTCACCCGAACATGCCTCTTTCGAGCAGGAAATCCGTGAAAAAAGAGAGCGGTTCTACCGTAAAATGGGTGCTTTAAAAATCAAGCCTTTTGATTATATGTTACCGCTTCACAGTGATGAAACACCACCTCCTATGAAACTTTTACTGCTGCATTACCCACACACAACACTTGAAAAAGCGACCCTCAAACGATGGCTTGAAACCTTATATAATGGCGCATACAACTGTTCCAAAGATGACCCTCGCATTGCACAGATGCTTGCTCATACACCCTCTTATTTTAAGTTTGACTAAAAAAAACACAATACCCTAAATTATTTTTTATTTCTCACCCAACGTATTTTGTATGCAATCCCTTGAGTATGGGCATCTACCCTAGCCTGCATAAAATCCATCGTATAAAACAATGAAGGCATCTCTTTAGTCTCTTCATTACTCAAATACGTTGTTCTACTCCAATACGTAGACTCCCCTTCATCAGAGTCTATATCAGGGAAAACCGTACTATCAATAGGATAATCTTTACACGCTACATCCACTAAACTTGCAAGTTCATCAATACTCGGTAAACGCCATTTTTTATTAGTTTGTTCTATTTTCCTAGCTTCTTTTAATGTTAAAAGCTCTATCTCACCAACACATCCAACACCATTTTTCCAAGACATCCCATGCGTACATCGACTCCAAATTAGCCCTGTTTTTTTATCATATACTTCCGCATTATTTTGCACTAAAGAGAAACTTTTAGTGCATTTTGCAGACATGGTTTGAACAAAAAAAATTAAAAAAAAGAGGCAAACCATACTTTTCATAATTACTTCTCAACCCTCAACAACAACCCATTTAAATAAAACGAAGCACTTGCGTTAATCAAGCACGGGTGGTCACTGTCTTGTTGCATCTGCTCTAAAAGTACGTACTGTACTTTGACATCGTGGGAGACTTCCATCGCAATATCTAACAACTCTTTGCGCCCCACATGGTGTGAACACGAGAAAAAGCCAATCAACCCGCCATCTTTCACTGCTTTGGTGGACTCCATCAAAAGGTGTTTAAAGCCTCGTTTAGCACCTACGGCTTGCTCTTTGGTTTTGGCAAAGGATGGCGGGTCGATGATGACCATATCGAAGCTATTTTTGTATTTTTGCTCTTTTAAAAAGGTGAAAACATCGTTTACATGTAAAGATTCACTCACAAGTTCATTGTGTTCTAAATTGGCTTTGGTTTGCTCAATGGCCGAGTCGGAGGCATCAACGAACACGCACTCTTTAGCTCCTGCATGCAACGCATAAATGCCAAAGCCCCCTGCGTTGCAACACAAGTCTAAAACCTTATCATTTTCTTTAATGTACTGTGCACATATGCTTCTGTTTTTGCGCTGGTCAAGGTAAAAGCCTGTCTTTTGCGCATCTTCAATGTCCACTAAAAAACGTAAACCGTTTTCCTTGAGTTCAAACTGCACACAAGGCTCTCCAAACAGTGTGCCGTTTTTATCTTCAAGCCCTTCAATTTCACGAGAGTGTAGGTCTGATTTTTCAACCATCCACGTGGGATTTAAAAACTGTTTGAGCGTGCTGATGATGAGCTCACGGTACACTTCCATGCCTGCGGTGTTGATTTGAATGGCAAGATTTTCACCGTATTTATCGACAATGAGTCCAGGTAAAAAATCGGCTTCGGAGTGAATAAGCCGTACAGAATTGCTCACGTTTAAAAGCGCTTCACGTTTTTTAATGGCATTTTTAATGCGGTTATGAAAAAACTTTTTACCAATCTCCTCTTTTCCAAAACTAAGAACCCGTGCAAAAATGGCACATTTGGGATTGACATAGGCGGTTCCTAAAAAACCATCTTTTTTAGAAAAGAGTGCGACCACTTCACCACTTTGAAACTCTTCTTTGTTAGAGTCGATTTCGTTGGCATAAACCCATGGGGTAAAACGTCTAAGTTTTGGAACAACGGAGTGTTTGATATAGACTTTATTCATTAAAATTTCCTAATATTTTTTGAAGCTCTTCACAAAAAGAGGGATGGGTAAGCACATCGCCGTGTGTCGTATTTGAAAAGCTTACATGTAAAGGAGTATCGGGCATAGCCTCTAAGAGTTTTTCAAGATGGTAGCGTGGAATGGTCGCATCGTTTTGCACCTCCATCACCGCAACCTTAGCATTCACAAACGGAAGATAACGCACACTCTCAAATTTATGTTTTACTAAATAATCAATGGGAAAAATGGGGTATTTTTTCTGTGCCATAGAGACAATGGAGTCATACGGGGTTAAAAGCACCAAACCATCATTCACCCTTTTGGATGCCAAAAAACTTGCCACCCCACTGCCCAAACTTCGCCCCATAATCACCACTTTTCTACCCCGTGCGTAGGTGTCATAAATTTTCAGTGCATCGCTAAAAAATGCTTCCTCACTGGGTTTTCCACCACTTTTGCCATAACCTCTATAATTAAACGCAATCACATCATAGCCTTGCAAGGCTTTTACATGTAAGACAAAATGGGTAGCATCGTCTGCATTACCACCAAAGTAAAGGAGCAATCCTGCATTGCTCTGTTCATCTTTACGTAAAATCCCTTCTAAAACAACATTTTCATTTACATGTAACGCTAATGGCTCTAGATTTTCGCCTTGTGGGGCGGGTTTTTCTTCAATGAGATGTGCTGCAAAAATCTGTTTCTCTTGGGTAAAATAAAGATACCCCATCGCTCCCACATAGAGCACCACCACACCCATTAAAACCTTAATCATACCCCCTCCTTCTTCAAAAACACGGTAAAATCCCCCTCCATATACCCCTCGTACATTTGCACTTCGTAAGCAAAATCGCTCACATACGCTTCAATTTCTTCGGGTAAAAAGTAGTTAAAATGCCCCTCACGCTCTTCACCCCTTAAGAGATTAAAAATAAATCCCTGATTGCACGCCTCAAAACAACGGCGAATGAAGGTAAAAGTCTCCTCACGGCTTAAAATATTCATCGATCCGCTGGCAACGTAAAAATCCGCCAACGCAAGGCTATCGTTTAAAATATCACACTTAACACAGTGCTGTTTG harbors:
- the dcd gene encoding dCTP deaminase encodes the protein MGLKADSWIREKSLKERMIEPFCEEQVGKDVVSYGVSSYGYDIRVGREFKIFTNVNSTVVDPKEFDDKNVIDFTGDICIVPPNSFALARTVEYFRIPKNVLAICLGKSTYARCGIIVNVTPFEPEFEGHITIEISNTTPLPAKIYANEGIAQVLFLEGDSECETTYKDKKGKYQGQTGITLPRILK
- a CDS encoding class I SAM-dependent methyltransferase, producing MSRINNQRFYQNAIKRYGCTARGLNWNSKGSQHIRFEVIYELLMPYLQHSSVIDAGCGFGDFYLFLQQKGTVPRAYTGYDVLLEALFVAQKRTKQHCVKCDILNDSLALADFYVASGSMNILSREETFTFIRRCFEACNQGFIFNLLRGEEREGHFNYFLPEEIEAYVSDFAYEVQMYEGYMEGDFTVFLKKEGV
- a CDS encoding GNAT family N-acetyltransferase, with the translated sequence MPLHVTILTAQNALAFDGFYAIYAKAFPPSEQKSKETLFSMLEAPFYTIYLAYNDEEIVGFCIIFHPQNTDFFLLEYIAITPHIQAKGLGSFLLKKSIELLFDKEGIRPILIEIDSPEHASFEQEIREKRERFYRKMGALKIKPFDYMLPLHSDETPPPMKLLLLHYPHTTLEKATLKRWLETLYNGAYNCSKDDPRIAQMLAHTPSYFKFD
- a CDS encoding DUF1566 domain-containing protein, coding for MKSMVCLFFLIFFVQTMSAKCTKSFSLVQNNAEVYDKKTGLIWSRCTHGMSWKNGVGCVGEIELLTLKEARKIEQTNKKWRLPSIDELASLVDVACKDYPIDSTVFPDIDSDEGESTYWSRTTYLSNEETKEMPSLFYTMDFMQARVDAHTQGIAYKIRWVRNKK
- a CDS encoding alpha/beta hydrolase; amino-acid sequence: MIKVLMGVVVLYVGAMGYLYFTQEKQIFAAHLIEEKPAPQGENLEPLALHVNENVVLEGILRKDEQSNAGLLLYFGGNADDATHFVLHVKALQGYDVIAFNYRGYGKSGGKPSEEAFFSDALKIYDTYARGRKVVIMGRSLGSGVASFLASKRVNDGLVLLTPYDSIVSMAQKKYPIFPIDYLVKHKFESVRYLPFVNAKVAVMEVQNDATIPRYHLEKLLEAMPDTPLHVSFSNTTHGDVLTHPSFCEELQKILGNFNE
- a CDS encoding class I SAM-dependent rRNA methyltransferase, with the protein product MNKVYIKHSVVPKLRRFTPWVYANEIDSNKEEFQSGEVVALFSKKDGFLGTAYVNPKCAIFARVLSFGKEEIGKKFFHNRIKNAIKKREALLNVSNSVRLIHSEADFLPGLIVDKYGENLAIQINTAGMEVYRELIISTLKQFLNPTWMVEKSDLHSREIEGLEDKNGTLFGEPCVQFELKENGLRFLVDIEDAQKTGFYLDQRKNRSICAQYIKENDKVLDLCCNAGGFGIYALHAGAKECVFVDASDSAIEQTKANLEHNELVSESLHVNDVFTFLKEQKYKNSFDMVIIDPPSFAKTKEQAVGAKRGFKHLLMESTKAVKDGGLIGFFSCSHHVGRKELLDIAMEVSHDVKVQYVLLEQMQQDSDHPCLINASASFYLNGLLLRVEK